One window from the genome of Mumia sp. ZJ1417 encodes:
- a CDS encoding MFS transporter, whose product MSTDTAAKTGGVLAATCLSTLVVNANTSAVSILLPAISDDTGMSVDTLQWAVTGYSLVGAAVIVTSGALGDVFGRKRVFQLGLLLFVLSCLVIALANTGEMVIIGRLIQGAAGATILACGLSLLSVANSGDAQLRAVSLWGAAAAVGAAAGPLVGGVLVDFTGWQGLFWIDAGIAIVCMVMTFATVTESRDETRSRSIDYAGAVLVALTLSPILLGTSKGSDWGWFSVATIGCFAIAVIAGFAFVAVEKRVRVPLLDLALLRNRTLVGATIAILVGAGTINALMYLLSLYFQNPAALGFTPFQAGLATLPATVGLVVVAPLVPTMAAKVGGRQVVSLGFLITGVGFAVVGLTQADWRYLAFLLPLVAIAVGMGMSNGPASSAATACVDADDVGAASGVSNMARYVGAAVFTAVAATVNAAVITNRTDTGHSQGDALAAGIGAASWVMAGLSFAAVLLGVLMKRHRQAKGTLTDAVAAAAAPIQTLPTTATPQPR is encoded by the coding sequence ATGTCGACCGACACTGCCGCGAAGACCGGTGGCGTGCTGGCCGCCACGTGCCTGTCCACGTTGGTCGTGAACGCCAACACGTCCGCGGTGAGCATCCTGCTCCCGGCGATCAGCGACGACACCGGGATGTCGGTCGACACGCTGCAGTGGGCGGTGACCGGCTACTCGCTCGTCGGTGCCGCGGTGATCGTGACCTCGGGCGCCCTCGGCGACGTCTTCGGGCGCAAGCGGGTCTTCCAGCTCGGTCTGCTGCTGTTCGTCCTCTCGTGCCTCGTCATCGCCCTGGCGAACACCGGCGAGATGGTGATCATCGGTCGCCTGATTCAGGGTGCGGCCGGTGCCACGATCCTCGCGTGCGGGCTGAGTCTCCTGTCCGTCGCGAACTCCGGCGACGCACAGCTCAGAGCCGTGTCGCTGTGGGGTGCGGCCGCTGCCGTGGGGGCGGCCGCGGGTCCGCTTGTGGGCGGCGTCCTCGTCGACTTCACCGGGTGGCAGGGGTTGTTCTGGATCGACGCCGGCATCGCGATCGTCTGCATGGTGATGACGTTCGCGACGGTCACGGAGTCCCGGGACGAGACACGATCGCGCTCGATCGACTACGCCGGTGCCGTCCTCGTCGCCCTCACGCTGAGCCCGATCCTGCTGGGGACGAGCAAGGGCAGCGACTGGGGCTGGTTCAGCGTGGCCACGATCGGCTGCTTCGCGATCGCCGTGATCGCCGGCTTCGCGTTCGTCGCCGTCGAGAAGCGGGTCCGTGTGCCGCTCCTGGACCTCGCTCTCCTGCGCAACCGCACGCTCGTCGGCGCGACGATCGCGATCCTCGTGGGCGCGGGCACGATCAATGCGCTGATGTATCTGCTCAGCCTCTATTTTCAGAACCCTGCCGCCCTCGGGTTCACGCCGTTCCAGGCCGGCCTCGCGACGCTCCCGGCGACCGTGGGGCTGGTCGTGGTCGCCCCACTCGTGCCGACGATGGCGGCCAAGGTCGGTGGGCGCCAGGTCGTCTCGCTCGGGTTCCTCATCACCGGAGTGGGGTTCGCCGTCGTCGGTCTGACCCAGGCGGACTGGCGCTACCTCGCGTTCCTGCTGCCACTCGTCGCGATCGCCGTCGGCATGGGCATGTCGAACGGCCCGGCTTCGTCGGCGGCGACGGCCTGCGTCGACGCCGACGACGTCGGCGCCGCCTCCGGCGTCTCGAACATGGCCCGGTACGTCGGCGCTGCCGTGTTCACCGCGGTCGCGGCGACGGTGAACGCGGCCGTCATCACGAACCGCACGGACACCGGTCACTCGCAGGGCGACGCGCTCGCGGCCGGGATCGGCGCCGCCTCGTGGGTGATGGCGGGCCTCAGCTTCGCCGCGGTCCTGCTGGGCGTCCTCATGAAGCGGCACCGCCAGGCGAAGGGCACGCTCACCGACGCCGTCGCCGCCGCCGCCGCGCCGATCCAGACCCTGCCAACGACGGCGACACCGCAACCCCGCTGA